A genomic segment from Phragmites australis chromosome 6, lpPhrAust1.1, whole genome shotgun sequence encodes:
- the LOC133921741 gene encoding protein G1-like3, producing MDLSPNHESPGGGGDGSGAGGSGSGASSSAGAGTPQTPSRYEAQKRRDWNTFGQYLRNHRPPLSLAQCSGAHVLEFLRYLDQFGKTKVHTAACPFFGHPNPPAPCPCPLRQAWGSLDALVGRLRAAFEENGGRPESNPFAARAVRLYLREVREHQARARGVSYEKRKRKKPQHADSSGHHPPQPPPPPQPPAGAAC from the coding sequence ATGGACCTGTCGCCGAACCACGAGAGcccgggcggcggcggtgacggcAGCGGAGCCGGTGGATCGGGCAGCGGGGCATCGTCGTCGGCGGGGGCCGGCACGCCACAGACGCCGAGCCGGTATGAGGCGCAGAAGCGTCGGGACTGGAACACGTTCGGGCAGTACCTGAGGAACCACAGGCCGCCGTTGAGCCTGGCGCAGTGCAGCGGTGCGCACGTGCTGGAGTTCCTGCGGTACCTGGACCAGTTCGGGAAGACCAAGGTGCACACGGCGGCTTGCCCCTTCTTCGGCCACCCGAATCCGCCGGCGCCGTGCCCCTGCCCGCTGCGCCAGGCGTGGGGCAGCCTCGACGCGCTCGTGGGCCGCCTCCGCGCCGCTTTCGAGGAGAACGGCGGCCGCCCGGAGTCCAACCCCTTCGCCGCCCGCGCCGTCCGCCTCTACCTCCGCGAGGTCCGCGAGCACCAGGCCCGCGCGCGCGGCGTGAGCTATGAGAAAAGGAAGCGCAAGAAGCCGCAGCACGCCGACAGCAGCGGGCACCACCCGCctcagccgccgcctcctccccaaccGCCTGCCGGCGCGGCATGCTGA